In Setaria italica strain Yugu1 chromosome IX, Setaria_italica_v2.0, whole genome shotgun sequence, the genomic stretch CCTCCAGGCAGGATCTGCCATAGACGTGCCCACAGGGGATGCAACTGCATTCCAGCAGATGGATCCATCATCACGAACAGGCAAAACGAAATGAATCTCAGTCCTAGTAGCACTAGTACCCTAACAGATCAATCTTTCATATGttctgtttgaatttcaaagGCAATGCAAGGCAAAGAAACAAGCAGCTGACTGTCCCAACAAGCAACTGCAGAGGCTTGCGGCTACAGCCAAGATGAAGCAAGTACTTACGTACGGCTGAAATCAGAGAGATTAACAGAGTACTACTCCAGTAGTTGTGGAAGTGGGTAATACATACAGATATAGCTCAGCAATGCAATAAAAGGCAACATTTTATTATTCAAGAGTGGCGTATCATCGGTTCATCAATTCACTTCGAGGATGCAATGTATCACCGCGGATGTATCGGAGACAGAAGCACGCAACGCAAGTAGAGCAACCAAGACTACATTCCCTGAGAACTGCAAATCCAAAACTTCATCATACCATAATGAATACACAATCACAAACGTTGTCCACGAAAAAGATCCTCGGGACTTTTGCTGCGTGGGCATCGGGCTGGGCTGCTGGGCTGGACTTACTCAAAATGTTctgttttctaatttttttggtCCTCGTTTCTTGATTTCTTATTTTCAATGAAAATTATGAAAAAGATATCAATACCtcaatttaatttaatttatttataaagGCGAGAGGCAGGTGTTTTTGTCATATGACAACATGCTCACCAAAATCGAAAATTGatggtgggctaatcttttggGTTGAGTAAAGCCTAAAATCCTGTTGTCGTGGACTTTAGTGCGCACTCTAACATGATAAAGGACCATGTATGGAGTAAAGACAGATGAATTTGTTTTTTAGAacgttcaattttttttttgtttttcagaAGATACTAAAGTAGAACAGAGCGCCCATGACGAGAGGAATCATCACAGCGAACACCATGGTCACTCGCTACCTCTACATTCTGTCGAGCTATCTCTGCATTCCGTTGAGCAGAACCTGGTGATGGCTGCAGTCGTCGCAGAGATGCTCCGTGGTGGGCCCTTCTCCGCACTTGTAGCACAGTGGTGCGTCTCCCGGTTGGGAGCCCACCCACCCAGGTTCGGTCAGAGGGAAGCGCTAGGGTTGAAAAACAATCTGTGGCCCGGCCCAACTAAATCGTACGCTGAAAAACACAACGTCGCTCCAGGGGGGGGCATGTGTAAAAAAATATTGCCAACCAAGAACCTCCCCCTCCCTTTCCCTTCCCTTCGCCGCGACGCCGCCCCCCAATCTCCTCCGGCGCCGGGGGTTCCCCAGTTCCGGCGGCCGGACAATGGCTCGGAGGGGCGTGTCCTACGTGTCGGCGGCGCAGCTGGTGTCCATGGCCCGCGATCCCCGCGTCGCCATCGTCGACGTCAGGGACGAGGAGAGGAGCTACGACGGCCACATCGCCGGCTCCCACCACTACGCCAGCGACACCTTCACGGAGCGGATGCCCGACCTCGCCCAGGCGACCGGGGCCAAGGAGACCCTTGTCTTCCACTGCGCACTCAGCAAGGTGAAgctccctcccttctcttcctccgCTGCACCCCCTGTTTCTCCGTTTATGTATGCAGCAGCTTGCTCGCAACTTGGTGACGAGTTCAAAAGAAGATGGGAAGGTGCTGGGGAAGTGGATCTAGTTAGTTTCCCTGCTCTCGTGGCTCTCAAAATGTTTCGTGCCATGTAGTCGCTCACTGCCTCCCTCCCTCGAGTTGGTCGTCATGTTGACGTGGTCGCGGTTCAAGGCCTTAGCGCTGCATTCCCCAAAGTTAGATAGCATATATGGGGAACTTCGTGAAAGAAAGCTAACGAAGGGCACAGCTTTCATCAGGTTTCAATTTGACATGTTTACTGTAATTCCAACCCTGTTCGCAGTTGCAGAATATATATCAAGGTTAGCTTTATTATACCCTTAATTGGTTCCCGCTTTCAGGGGCGGTGCAAGAAAAAAATGCATAAGGGGGCAGCAGATAGTTGTACTTAGACAAATCATGAGGAGGCTAAATTAAAAAATTTCAGTGATTTATATGGTCAACATAACCATAGGTTTCGGTGCCTCATTTTGattggaaaaaggaaaaaacccTCCTTGGTAATAGACTTGATTGTGGTGATCCACCAACTGCAATGTCAGTCACAAAGGGAAATCAAGAGAAACACACCACATATTCATTCTTCCTCCTGAATTCTAGTACATGTTATATCACCTGTGTTTTTCAATCACAAAATCACCTTTCAATTTGAGTCACTGCTGCTCATTTTTCATGTAACATGTTCCCTCAAACTGCAGGTGCGGGGCCCATCCTGTGCACAGATGTTCCATGACTATCTATCAGAGGCCAAGGAAGATTCAGGGGTAAAGAACATCATGGTCCTAGAACGTGGGTTTAATGGATGGGAACTTTCAGGGAGGCCCGTTTGCCGCTGCAAGGACACTCCATGCAAGGGTGTATGCTCTTGAGTACTTTAACTCATGGCAGATGTTGCTCGATGCGTTCCAAGAAATTGAACGCTATCAACAAGCTACCAGTTTATACTTTACGAATACTACAGATTGATAAGATGTCATGTCTCCATTGGGTGGATCAACAATGGCGCTGCGTGAATTGTTCCAGTGAATAACAGTTAATGTCATTTGTGGCATGTAAACTGTAAACCGCATTTAGAATGCTTGGTAATGTTTTGCTTCCATCAACCTATGGGCATTCACATCTTGTCTACTGGCTGCAGTTTTATTCACTCTCCACAACATGCATGCATATTTCTACCATTTATCACAAACGTTTTTTTTTCGATTAATCTTTGTGGCATTCATGAAAGAGTTTATATCCTTTTTATTGTTCAATCTTGTTGCAAAAGCAATGTGGGAAAAAATATTTGCAAAAATTATCCCTTTTACCTGGGTAAATCTGCACATGTTCACTCGCTCAGGCGTGCTGCTATCCTGCTACACTGTTTTGGCCACAATTTTTCTTCTCTGTTTCCAAAATACTGTTGCAGCAATTTTTTTCTTATGTCTAGTATGGGCTGCTGATGGACGAAGTGTTCCTTTAGTTACTGCCTTATTGATACTGTGGAATCGAACTTAATTCTAGAAGGGAAGCTCCAAATACAGCCCAAGAAAAATCTAGTTGTTGCTTTTGTTTGGACTTTAGGTGTAGTTTTCTCTGCTGTGTCCATTTCTCGAGTTGTGGTATATATGAACTGTCGAAACTTGCGCTGTTGAGATGGTTACAAACGGGCTAAGGATTGGTGAACAATAAAACATATCTTTCTGTCATAGTTCTGATACTTATTTGTGTTGAATTCAGAAAGTTAAAATGGCCACAGCATAATTTTTCCCTGTGAACAAGACAATCGCTGCTGAAAATTGCAAAGAATAGATCCTGGCCATGTTTCACTGGCTTCCAATAGCAGATTGCTTCTGGTTATAGTTCAATCACCAATACATTCTTGGGCACCCTTCCATTTACAAGAATTTAACTAGCATAATACTAGTAGTTGGAACAGCCCAGCAACTCTACAAGTGTACAACCAGAAAATACATGAACATGTTCTTCCTATGGCAAGAAAAGCAGGCTCTTCCCACTTCTCAAAGAATAAACAAATGAGTAAACAATTTCCCTATACACACAGAGTTGGTCAACTTGTCACCCCGAGATTGGGATCTCTAGTCAGGCACCAACCAGGCAACCAGCCAATGCAGGTTGAGCTAGCATCCCCATTGACTAATGAAGGTCCAGATCTCTCATATGAGATTGGTATTCTGAATTTCTGGCGAGAAAAATCCATAAGAAATAGAACTCTGGTTGAGATTCATATTCTGAATTTCTGGCGAGAAAAAAACATCAGAAGTGGACCTCTGGTTTGAGATTCGTATTCTGAATTTCTGGCGAGAAAAATCTATGTCAGAAGTAGATCTCAGGCTCAAGTCTCGACTGGCTGTCGATGTTGCCAGTTGGGTGGCATGTGGTCATGTACAATAGTTGCACAGCTGCAACAGATTAGACAAACGGATCCTCTCTGGTCTTCACCTCCAGGATCCAACATACCTCCTCTGAGACTGGTCTAGCAAAACCTCAAGCTCCCTCAACACTTGCCATGTAGCATCTCCCACTTCCATTGGATGGTTGAAAACCAGTGCCTTCCGCTTCACTGGATCCCACAAGTTCTTCTGTATTGTGGTCAAATTGGTCGCCACAACATGGTCGAGCACCATCTCAAGACTGGCTATGTCCTTCTCGGCGACCTGCAATGAGATCTCTGGCCACCGAAGGACAGAAGGGAACGGAAGCCGTATGTTATCAGCAATTATGACGGGTATGCAGCCGAGAAGGACTGATTCCACAAGCCGAGGACTCCATGGGGCCCATCCCAGCGGGCAGAGGCAGAACAGTGACCGAGCCATTTCTGATCGGTAGTTGTCGAACCGCTTTCTCTTAAGGTAAAACTTGTGATTGCGACCATAATGTTGAAGTAGCTCAGTCCTCACCTTCCTGTTATAAGGAGAAGGTATTAAAGTCATATTCAGTTTATGTTCAAGATATTGCTATTCATATGTACAAGTATTGATGAAAATTGAACTATTGTGGATAATGGGGCAGAACCTAGGAATGACCCTAAAATCAATTCCCTTACACGTCATTATGGGATAAATGCTAGATGAGGCGACTAAAAGAGAAGTGTTTGCGGTGTATGCTTACTTGCTGTAGAAGCGGCCACTAATGTTCTTGGGGTGCAGCTCCATCTTGCCCCTGAAGAAGGCAAAAATGTCCCTCTGCATCTTCTCCGGCTCCGGTAGCTCACGAGACACCTCCGGTGGCACATGAGGTGGGATGACCACATGCTCCACCTCCTGACATACGTGATGGCCCTGAACACCAAATGTCTGTAGCAGGATGGACCTCTTCAGGAACGCCGGTATGCCATCGGCAATGGCTACATCCTCCTAgttaaaaagaagaaattttGTTTAGTGGAACAGCCAGTTCCCTTAAATAAGCAGAGATGACAAGCTGTGTTTGTTGAATTAAATTGCAAACTGAGTTCCATCGTGATAGCACAAGATGAATTCCATAAATTTGGGGTGAGAAATTAGATGGCATATGCTCAATTTGGCAAGAATTGAATGAACTCAATCAGTATCGGTTTAGGATTCAGAACTAGGTAAGCTGCATTCCAAAATCCGTAGTGATCGATCCCAAAGACGAATGGCAGCTGGTCTATGGCATTTACAAGCCAGCGAGCAAGCAGCTGGTAACTTGCTTCCTACAATCTCCTATTTGCACGCAATAAATTTAGGTGCGCGAGCACATCACGCAACCACCGCAACAAACGAATCCATACAGAAGAAGTCACTGACCATGGGATGGAAGCAGGCGCCGAAGTCATGGGAGGCGACGAAGACGTGGTCGGCTCCGGCGGAGCGATTCCAGTACGGCATCTGGCTGCGGACGAGGTCGACGGCCTCGGCGAGCAGCCCCCGCGCGTGCGACAGCGAGGGGAAGCCGTTGGGCGTGGAGAAGTTGCAGGAGACGTAGACGGGCACGAAGAAGAGGTCGGCGTCCTCGGgtcgcgcggcgcggccggcgtaGGCCAGCAATGCCTCGTGCACCGCCACCTCGGCGGCGAAGAGGTGGCGCGCGCACCGCGCGTCGGCGGCCACCCAGTCGCGGTTGAAGCGGGCGGGGAGGTCGTAGACGTAGATCCGGACGgggggcgcggcgccggcggtggtggctgaGAGGGCGCGGGCCTTGGAACGGAGGAAGGCGGAGCGCCggagcggcgcggtggcggaCGGCGTGGCGGAGATGAAGAGGTAGAGGGAGAGGGCGAACCACAGCAGGAGAAGGAGCCAGGTGGAGTGCTTGCGCAGCTTGCCGGCGAGGGTGGGAGCTGCCTGGCTTCTCCTCGGCTTGGGATCTCTCATggcggaggggcgcgggcggagcTGACACAACAGCTGCTGAGGCTGTGCTCTCAGCTTTGGGGCGTCATGAGTTGGTGTTTGGTGATGACCAGAGACAGAGCACAGCATGCTCAACTCAACTTGGCAGAGCAAACCTTTcccctcttccttctccctccctcccccccttcCTTATATCAGAAGTGTTTGGATCTATAAACTAATTTTAGTTTaagtcacatcagatatttaaTATCAATTAAAAGAACTAAGTgcgaactaattataaaactaattgtggttatgcaattggttttgtaattaacctatatttaatacttttagtatctaaatatccgatgtgacaggaacccTGGACCGCTTGGATTCATTCCTCTTtttttcaaataatttaattaaagAAGATGTGCCAAGGAATTTGTTGGTGCTCTCCAGCTACTGATTTGGTGCATCTTCCTGGCCGTGGGAGGGATTAAGTAAAGTTACCAAAGTTAGTGTTGGAGAAGAGAAGCTCAGTGTGCAAGCGTAACAATATCCCAGTAGATGTATGGGGTGTAAAATCTTTCTACACTTTTTGGTTAGGTTTTGAGGAAAAATAACTACCACTGGCTTTGTGTGAGAAATTTCGAACGATGCATTTGAATCCATgaatcatttttttaaaaatgttcaAAAGATAAAAGTATaatattttcaaaatttcaAGTATGTTTGCATGTAAATAGACACCTCCTTCCACGGCAATTTTAGCACATTCGAAGAGAAATGTACATGTtttcatcaattttttttataaacccCCTGGACATGCACTTCCAAAACACACGGATAAGCAACATCTTAAAATATTATGCGATATAAGAGATGACAAAATTCCATATCAAATCCACAGAACTGATTTAGCCACTGCACTCAACTCTAGAGATGGATAATGTCTTTTGAGTATACAATATTTTAGTTTTAGATCTCTTCTCTCTTCTGGCTAAAAAAAATACCGACAAGCTGAGCATACGATCT encodes the following:
- the LOC101758526 gene encoding arsenate reductase 2.2 — its product is MARRGVSYVSAAQLVSMARDPRVAIVDVRDEERSYDGHIAGSHHYASDTFTERMPDLAQATGAKETLVFHCALSKVRGPSCAQMFHDYLSEAKEDSGVKNIMVLERGFNGWELSGRPVCRCKDTPCKGVCS
- the LOC101758931 gene encoding probable glucuronosyltransferase Os03g0107900; this translates as MLCSVSGHHQTPTHDAPKLRAQPQQLLCQLRPRPSAMRDPKPRRSQAAPTLAGKLRKHSTWLLLLLWFALSLYLFISATPSATAPLRRSAFLRSKARALSATTAGAAPPVRIYVYDLPARFNRDWVAADARCARHLFAAEVAVHEALLAYAGRAARPEDADLFFVPVYVSCNFSTPNGFPSLSHARGLLAEAVDLVRSQMPYWNRSAGADHVFVASHDFGACFHPMEDVAIADGIPAFLKRSILLQTFGVQGHHVCQEVEHVVIPPHVPPEVSRELPEPEKMQRDIFAFFRGKMELHPKNISGRFYSKKVRTELLQHYGRNHKFYLKRKRFDNYRSEMARSLFCLCPLGWAPWSPRLVESVLLGCIPVIIADNIRLPFPSVLRWPEISLQVAEKDIASLEMVLDHVVATNLTTIQKNLWDPVKRKALVFNHPMEVGDATWQVLRELEVLLDQSQRRYVGSWR